In Rhodospirillales bacterium, the following proteins share a genomic window:
- a CDS encoding DUF433 domain-containing protein yields the protein MPLTADLTIRETAALSGVPKATIEKAIEVRVLRTLPAPPRFRGGARRYLPIQAVAYFRSLKEADLAGLPTRHKRTIWREIVRSEPMRLAAIEFAPGTVLDLERLAAGCLRYAVHYKNARDRHIASDPDILGGTPVIIGTRLTVYAVLGRLQDGDSVDDLAEDYPEVPREAFMAAELYAKAHPLRGRPSGRPWRQAN from the coding sequence ATGCCGCTGACTGCCGACCTGACCATCCGCGAGACCGCGGCGCTTTCCGGAGTGCCGAAGGCAACGATCGAGAAGGCCATCGAGGTCCGGGTCTTGCGCACCCTCCCTGCCCCACCGCGCTTTCGCGGCGGGGCAAGGCGATACCTCCCGATCCAAGCGGTCGCCTATTTCCGTTCCCTCAAGGAAGCTGATCTCGCGGGCCTCCCGACGCGGCACAAGCGAACAATTTGGAGGGAGATCGTTCGCTCCGAACCCATGCGACTGGCAGCCATCGAGTTTGCACCTGGCACGGTGCTTGACCTCGAGCGCCTCGCCGCCGGCTGCCTGCGCTACGCCGTACATTACAAGAATGCGCGTGATCGCCACATTGCATCGGACCCGGACATCCTCGGTGGCACGCCGGTCATCATCGGCACCCGACTCACGGTCTATGCGGTCCTCGGACGATTGCAGGACGGTGATTCCGTCGACGATCTTGCGGAAGACTATCCGGAGGTTCCGCGGGAGGCCTTCATGGCCGCCGAGCTGTACGCCAAGGCACACCCGCTTCGAGGCCGGCCGTCCGGCAGACCCTGGCGTCAAGCGAACTGA
- a CDS encoding DUF5615 family PIN-like protein encodes MRLFLDECISPAIARALNTEGDHVAMHPRDFGGLGAPDHEVLARCTEHDLVLVTENAHDFRALIATQSIQPGLIVLPCVGRARSEALPRAAIDFLSERGDPMDVMVNHVLEVSTEPTMQLYPLSDGVR; translated from the coding sequence GTGCGGCTATTTCTCGACGAGTGCATCTCGCCCGCCATCGCCCGAGCTCTCAACACCGAAGGAGACCACGTCGCCATGCACCCGCGCGACTTTGGCGGTTTAGGTGCGCCGGATCATGAGGTGCTTGCACGCTGCACCGAACACGATCTCGTTCTCGTTACCGAAAACGCTCACGACTTTCGCGCGTTGATCGCCACGCAATCCATCCAACCTGGCCTCATTGTGCTGCCTTGCGTGGGCCGCGCACGTTCGGAGGCGCTGCCGCGCGCGGCCATCGACTTCCTGTCAGAACGCGGCGACCCGATGGACGTCATGGTCAACCACGTGCTCGAAGTATCCACGGAACCGACTATGCAGCTCTACCCGTTGTCTGACGGGGTACGGTGA
- a CDS encoding TonB-dependent receptor, producing MPRPIERIGLAMAVCILLLAEAAIPAIADDGEPGADPPAQELELADIVVTGTRIPNPELTSASPLVRTRAEDLLSQGTVRVEDALSRLPQVFSFQNSSQSNGATGTATVNLRGLGAERSLVLVNGRRLPPGSPLQGGAGADINQIPGALIESVDVLTGGASATYGSDAVAGVINFHLMDDFEGVRLTYQLSQYQHDNDDTRWQDVVRDAGYRPADGSVRDGDIANASLIVGSAFAAGRGHVTAYATYRDIAAVLQGSRDYSSCALSNDLTACTGSATQAQGTFSDFGILALQGLDSFDYTVEGDRFVPREGATFNYGPSNYFQRPDKRWTAGLLADFDVNDRAQAYTELMFMDNRSVAQIAPSGTFFVTNSLGCGNAFLSPQQFELLCGRYGLTPDDEQTVFIGRRNVEGGPRQDDFRHTSYRGLVGLRGDLTDRWQYDLYYLRARVEMEEEYRNDLSVSRIERALDAVRDPATGQIVCRSALDGSDPACVPWNIFREGAVTQPMLDYLTLPLSSRGFTEQTTVSGHVTGNLGDYGIRSPFAVTGPDVVIGAEYRSERLEYNPDEAYRSDDGASQGAARHPVSGEIGVRELFVEAGIPVVHDAAYADEVVLHGGYRRSDYDYGTQTDTFGLRAGWAVNSDFRVRASVQQALRGPGLRERFLPQTLGLFDMAADPCGGPVTDGTTAAGRTFEECARSGVTATQFGHIEHSPANQYHLLVGGNPDLAPEESDTVTYGFVWTPSVIDGLTLSLDYYAIEVRDAIGMVGPAFILNQCLDGNTSQCAKVRRGRSGDLWLGSDIEDSGHVVAVLDNLAIVKVEGYDLTANYRLDLGDWGRLDVSNVLAIAARTEAQASPGSPTFNCAGKWGPTCGSPNPEFRNNLRLTWLTPWQLQPALGWRYVSRVEDPSPAGLDLGARHYFDLSAVWDFSDSASLRFGINNLFDRAPPIAGVAADGFASGNGNTFPGLYDALGRYAFVVLSIETS from the coding sequence ATGCCTAGACCAATTGAACGAATCGGCCTGGCCATGGCCGTCTGCATCTTGCTGCTGGCCGAAGCCGCCATCCCCGCAATCGCCGACGACGGAGAGCCCGGCGCCGATCCCCCGGCGCAGGAACTGGAACTGGCGGACATCGTGGTGACCGGGACGCGGATTCCGAATCCCGAGCTGACCAGTGCGAGCCCGTTGGTTCGGACCCGGGCGGAGGATCTGCTGTCGCAGGGCACCGTCCGGGTGGAGGACGCGCTGAGCCGCCTCCCGCAGGTGTTCTCGTTCCAGAACTCGAGCCAGTCGAACGGCGCCACCGGCACGGCCACGGTGAATCTGCGCGGGCTGGGGGCGGAGCGGTCGCTGGTGCTGGTCAACGGCCGGCGCCTCCCGCCCGGCTCGCCGCTGCAGGGCGGGGCCGGCGCGGACATCAACCAGATTCCCGGCGCCCTCATCGAATCCGTCGACGTGCTGACCGGCGGCGCCTCGGCCACCTACGGCTCCGACGCCGTCGCCGGGGTCATCAATTTCCACCTGATGGACGACTTTGAGGGCGTCCGACTGACCTACCAGCTGAGCCAGTACCAGCACGACAACGACGACACGCGGTGGCAGGACGTCGTGCGCGACGCCGGCTACCGGCCGGCCGACGGTTCCGTGCGGGACGGAGACATCGCGAATGCCTCGCTGATCGTGGGGAGCGCCTTCGCCGCTGGCCGCGGCCACGTCACGGCCTACGCGACCTACCGCGACATCGCGGCCGTGTTGCAGGGCAGCCGGGACTACAGCTCGTGTGCACTGAGCAACGACCTCACCGCGTGTACCGGCTCGGCCACGCAGGCGCAGGGCACCTTCTCGGATTTCGGCATCCTGGCGCTGCAGGGTCTGGACAGCTTCGACTACACGGTGGAGGGCGACCGGTTCGTGCCCCGGGAAGGCGCCACCTTCAACTACGGCCCGTCCAACTACTTCCAGCGGCCGGACAAGCGATGGACCGCCGGCCTGCTGGCTGACTTCGACGTCAACGACCGCGCTCAGGCCTACACCGAACTCATGTTCATGGACAACCGCTCGGTGGCGCAGATCGCGCCCTCCGGCACGTTCTTCGTGACGAATTCGCTGGGCTGCGGCAACGCGTTCCTGTCCCCGCAGCAGTTCGAGCTCCTCTGCGGCCGCTACGGCTTGACGCCCGACGACGAGCAGACGGTGTTCATCGGGCGGCGCAACGTCGAGGGGGGGCCGCGCCAGGACGATTTCCGCCACACCTCCTACCGGGGCCTGGTCGGCCTGCGGGGGGACCTCACCGACCGCTGGCAGTATGACCTGTACTACCTCCGCGCCAGGGTGGAGATGGAGGAGGAGTACCGGAATGACCTGTCGGTTTCCCGAATTGAGCGCGCCCTCGACGCGGTTCGGGATCCCGCCACGGGACAGATCGTGTGCCGTTCGGCGCTGGACGGCTCCGACCCGGCCTGCGTGCCCTGGAACATTTTTCGGGAAGGGGCGGTGACGCAGCCGATGCTCGACTACCTGACGCTTCCCCTGTCGTCCCGCGGGTTCACGGAGCAAACGACCGTGTCCGGACACGTGACCGGCAATCTCGGCGACTACGGCATCCGATCGCCATTCGCGGTTACGGGTCCGGACGTGGTGATCGGCGCTGAGTACCGGAGTGAACGCCTGGAATACAACCCGGACGAGGCGTACCGCAGCGATGACGGCGCCAGCCAGGGCGCCGCCCGTCACCCCGTCAGCGGCGAGATCGGGGTCAGGGAGCTCTTTGTGGAGGCGGGGATCCCGGTGGTCCACGACGCCGCGTACGCGGACGAAGTGGTGCTGCACGGCGGGTACCGCCGTTCCGATTACGACTACGGCACGCAGACCGACACGTTCGGGCTCCGCGCGGGCTGGGCCGTCAATTCCGACTTCCGCGTGCGCGCCAGCGTGCAGCAGGCGCTCCGCGGACCCGGCCTCCGCGAACGATTCCTGCCGCAGACCCTCGGCCTGTTCGACATGGCCGCCGACCCGTGCGGCGGTCCGGTCACCGACGGCACGACAGCGGCCGGCCGCACCTTCGAGGAGTGCGCCCGGAGCGGCGTGACGGCCACCCAGTTCGGCCACATCGAGCACTCGCCCGCCAACCAGTACCACCTCCTCGTGGGCGGAAACCCCGATCTCGCGCCCGAGGAATCCGACACCGTCACCTACGGGTTCGTCTGGACGCCGTCCGTGATCGACGGCCTGACCCTCAGCCTCGACTACTACGCGATCGAGGTCAGGGATGCGATCGGCATGGTGGGGCCGGCCTTCATCCTGAACCAGTGCCTGGACGGCAACACGTCGCAGTGCGCCAAGGTGAGGCGCGGCCGGAGCGGCGATCTCTGGCTGGGCTCCGACATCGAGGACAGCGGCCACGTCGTGGCGGTCCTGGACAACCTGGCCATCGTGAAGGTGGAGGGATATGACCTCACGGCAAACTACCGCCTCGACCTCGGCGACTGGGGCCGCCTGGACGTCAGCAATGTGCTTGCCATTGCCGCCAGGACCGAAGCCCAGGCCTCGCCTGGTTCACCCACGTTCAATTGCGCTGGCAAGTGGGGGCCCACCTGCGGCTCGCCCAATCCGGAGTTTCGGAACAACCTGCGCCTGACCTGGCTGACCCCCTGGCAGTTGCAACCCGCGCTCGGGTGGCGGTACGTCAGCCGCGTCGAGGACCCGAGCCCCGCCGGGCTCGATCTCGGCGCCCGGCACTACTTCGACCTCTCCGCCGTCTGGGACTTCAGCGATTCGGCCAGCCTGCGCTTCGGGATCAACAACCTGTTCGACCGGGCCCCGCCGATCGCCGGCGTGGCGGCCGATGGTTTCGCGTCCGGCAACGGCAACACCTTTCCCGGTCTCTATGACGCCTTGGGCCGGTACGCATTCGTCGTGTTGAGTATCGAGACCTCCTGA